One Gemmatimonadota bacterium DNA window includes the following coding sequences:
- a CDS encoding DUF4398 domain-containing protein, with amino-acid sequence MSKQAFLTALSVVACLFVAAACAGPPTEAMDEAERAVTAAMEAEVDKYAPAEYEAAAAELEMARTHMAAEEYGDAKTAAENTIALVESASQESVVQKELTRREVDEALPAFLERWGEISGSIERGRGQAARALAQEASAFADSLTVQLNELNSAEKWHDLKMLLESANMTADSFAERAGG; translated from the coding sequence ATGTCCAAGCAGGCCTTTCTGACCGCGCTGAGCGTCGTCGCATGCCTCTTCGTGGCCGCTGCATGCGCGGGACCGCCCACCGAGGCCATGGACGAAGCGGAGCGGGCAGTTACCGCCGCCATGGAAGCCGAGGTCGACAAGTACGCTCCGGCCGAATACGAAGCGGCAGCCGCCGAGCTCGAAATGGCCCGGACGCACATGGCCGCGGAGGAATACGGCGATGCGAAAACCGCTGCCGAAAACACCATTGCGCTCGTCGAATCGGCCAGCCAGGAATCCGTAGTACAGAAGGAGTTGACCAGACGCGAGGTCGATGAAGCCCTGCCCGCTTTCCTGGAACGCTGGGGGGAGATTTCGGGCAGCATCGAGCGGGGACGCGGCCAGGCCGCCCGTGCGCTCGCCCAGGAAGCCTCGGCATTTGCCGACTCGCTGACGGTGCAATTGAATGAACTGAATTCGGCCGAGAAATGGCATGATCTTAAAATGCTTCTCGAGTCAGCCAACATGACGGCCGACAGTTTCGCGGAACGGGCCGGCGGCTGA
- a CDS encoding PTS sugar transporter subunit IIA gives MSLTELLDENAILVNLKATQKQEVIEELASALTASGRISDNREVLQAVLEREKIMSTGIGKGVAIPHGKCKAVDRLVGVLGIKKEGVDFQSLDEQPVYLFFLLVSPLNVSGPHIRALAHISRLLRHDNLRKQLIAAEDPRDALALIAEEEENM, from the coding sequence ATGAGCTTGACGGAACTGTTGGACGAAAACGCTATCCTGGTCAACCTTAAGGCCACGCAGAAACAGGAAGTGATCGAGGAACTGGCCTCGGCACTGACCGCGTCCGGCCGTATCAGCGACAACCGGGAAGTGCTCCAGGCCGTCCTGGAACGCGAGAAAATCATGAGCACCGGGATCGGGAAGGGGGTCGCCATTCCCCACGGCAAGTGCAAAGCCGTCGACAGGCTGGTCGGGGTGCTCGGGATCAAGAAGGAGGGCGTCGATTTCCAGTCCCTCGACGAACAGCCGGTCTACCTCTTCTTCCTGCTCGTGTCCCCCCTGAACGTCTCCGGTCCCCATATCCGGGCGCTCGCCCATATTTCCCGCCTGCTTCGGCACGACAACCTGCGAAAACAGCTGATCGCCGCGGAAGACCCCCGCGACGCCCTCGCGCTCATCGCGGAAGAGGAAGAGAACATGTAG
- the rph gene encoding ribonuclease PH, translated as MSRIDGRETDELRPVDIRRNYLRHAEGSALISMGGTTVLCSASVDESVPPFLKGSGRGWVTAEYGMLPRSTNTRVSRDGRRGSVSGRTQEIQRLIGRSLRAVFDLDGLGERSILIDCDVIEADGGTRTASITGSYVALRDAVSWLSRRGLIDRDPVRDAVAAISVGIIGGVSMLDLCYDEDSTADVDMNLVMTGDGDLVEIQGTAERHPFSTDQLAAMLDLGKQGVNRLIDLQKQALARD; from the coding sequence GTGTCCAGGATCGATGGCCGGGAGACCGACGAGTTGCGTCCCGTCGATATCCGGCGCAACTACCTTCGGCACGCTGAAGGATCCGCGCTGATTTCCATGGGCGGCACGACCGTGCTTTGTTCGGCGAGCGTGGATGAGAGCGTCCCGCCTTTTCTGAAAGGGAGCGGCAGAGGCTGGGTCACGGCGGAATACGGCATGCTGCCGCGAAGCACGAACACGCGGGTGTCCCGCGACGGCCGGCGCGGCAGCGTCTCCGGTCGCACGCAGGAGATCCAGCGGCTTATCGGGCGGTCGCTCCGCGCCGTATTCGACCTGGACGGCCTGGGTGAACGGTCCATCCTCATCGATTGCGACGTCATCGAAGCCGACGGTGGAACCCGGACCGCGTCGATCACGGGCAGTTACGTGGCGCTTCGCGACGCGGTGTCCTGGCTTTCGCGGCGAGGGCTGATCGATCGCGACCCCGTCCGTGACGCGGTCGCCGCCATCAGCGTGGGCATCATCGGCGGCGTGTCCATGCTCGATCTGTGCTACGACGAAGACTCCACGGCGGACGTCGACATGAACCTCGTCATGACCGGCGACGGCGACCTGGTGGAAATCCAGGGCACCGCCGAGCGCCACCCCTTCTCAACGGACCAGTTGGCCGCCATGCTCGACCTCGGCAAACAGGGCGTAAACCGGTTGATCGACCTTCAGAAACAGGCGTTGGCCCGGGACTAG